Proteins encoded within one genomic window of Polynucleobacter duraquae:
- the flgK gene encoding flagellar hook-associated protein FlgK has translation MGVYSITDSAMAALNIAQAGVLITSQNVAGASVDGFTRRSATATINAMAPNNLMLNGTSFAVGGFTRQYSALVNGQLLNQEAKSSYSDTLVQYTQSIDTLVSGASTGLNSAISNFFNAMGTYAADPTSKSQAAAITAAANDVAQRMTGITSLVSQIEDDAEKGLSDTAEQVNTLLPALAQINQKIIESTSAGNSTPSADLLDERDRLSSQLQKLVGGQTLINGDGTVTQLVGGMALVEGAMANKLLINSSGTYSLKSGTNNSTILNIQDLDGGQAGALLELANSFVPKINQRLDSLAIGLVKVANTAIASASSGVGLFGFEVGSATIFDLDDDSTAYADDVPDIALDSWMTTLYSDLGDSGNSMTSAGLVASNFVSIAPQDPSTYFDDDGEPIITSDLANTTSNRISIFANATSSLVSDVGVQVASWRSSQKADQAVLKTLTDERDSISGVNLDEEAANLLKYQQLYSASTKVLQVDNQMFTALLSIMN, from the coding sequence ATGGGCGTCTATTCAATCACCGATTCAGCAATGGCTGCGCTAAACATAGCGCAGGCGGGAGTCTTAATTACCTCGCAAAACGTCGCTGGAGCTTCAGTCGATGGCTTTACTCGCCGATCCGCAACTGCAACCATAAATGCAATGGCACCCAACAACTTGATGCTAAATGGCACAAGCTTTGCGGTGGGTGGTTTTACACGCCAATATTCAGCTTTAGTCAATGGTCAACTATTGAATCAAGAGGCAAAGTCTAGCTATTCCGATACATTGGTGCAATATACGCAATCAATTGATACTCTAGTATCTGGCGCTTCTACTGGATTAAATTCCGCCATAAGTAATTTTTTTAATGCGATGGGGACTTACGCAGCAGATCCTACTAGTAAGTCACAGGCAGCGGCTATTACCGCAGCAGCAAATGATGTTGCACAGCGTATGACCGGAATAACAAGCTTGGTTTCGCAAATAGAAGATGATGCAGAAAAAGGCTTGTCTGATACAGCAGAACAAGTCAATACACTCCTGCCAGCACTAGCGCAAATCAATCAGAAAATTATTGAGAGTACTAGCGCAGGAAATTCAACACCATCTGCTGATTTATTAGATGAGCGTGATCGATTAAGTTCGCAATTACAAAAATTAGTAGGTGGTCAAACCCTGATTAATGGAGATGGTACGGTTACGCAATTAGTAGGTGGAATGGCCTTAGTAGAAGGAGCCATGGCCAATAAATTGCTAATCAATAGCAGCGGCACATATTCTTTGAAAAGTGGTACTAATAATTCAACCATATTGAATATTCAGGACTTAGACGGTGGGCAAGCAGGTGCATTGCTGGAGTTGGCCAATAGTTTTGTACCAAAAATTAATCAGCGATTAGACTCGTTGGCTATTGGATTGGTTAAGGTTGCAAATACAGCAATTGCTAGTGCTAGCTCGGGTGTTGGACTTTTTGGATTTGAGGTGGGATCAGCCACTATTTTTGATCTTGATGATGATAGTACTGCTTATGCTGATGATGTACCAGATATTGCCCTAGACTCATGGATGACTACTCTTTACTCTGATTTAGGTGATTCTGGTAATTCGATGACTTCAGCAGGGTTGGTTGCCAGTAATTTTGTATCCATTGCGCCTCAAGACCCATCGACATACTTTGATGATGATGGAGAGCCTATTATCACTTCGGATCTGGCCAATACAACCTCTAACAGAATATCTATTTTTGCAAATGCTACTTCGAGTTTAGTGAGTGATGTGGGTGTTCAGGTTGCCTCATGGAGAAGTAGTCAAAAAGCCGATCAAGCAGTTTTAAAAACTTTAACTGATGAACGAGATTCGATTTCAGGTGTTAATTTGGATGAAGAGGCAGCAAATTTATTAAAGTATCAACAGCTCTATTCGGCATCTACAAAAGTGCTTCAAGTAGACAATCAAATGTTTACCGCCCTTTTATCAATTATGAATTAG
- a CDS encoding flagellin translates to MSIRISSNQVINAGVDSMNTALNDATAWQQKISSGKNYTKASDNVYAISRGVELDFDISRLQMFKSNQAIATNNHNDAQSQMDSILNQLTQLKTTFIQSQNASLNQSNFAALAIQAEQIRDAIQSQMTATDSTGHAIFPDDTNSVQIEPGVTVASGVAFNDAFGANGSLAGSEDADIYLNIDAFVTYLTQKSQGLTTTKTGAQVSSGLDTSYTQLMQAQQTSGGISKQVDNAQATVVAVRTELIAASSALLDTDMAEATAAFTRSQTLLNAAQAMFARLQQSNLFSKL, encoded by the coding sequence ATGTCTATTCGAATAAGCTCAAACCAAGTTATCAATGCTGGCGTTGATTCTATGAACACCGCCTTAAATGACGCAACTGCGTGGCAACAAAAAATCAGTTCTGGCAAGAATTACACCAAGGCTTCAGATAACGTTTACGCTATCTCAAGAGGGGTTGAGTTAGATTTTGATATATCTCGCCTGCAGATGTTCAAATCTAATCAGGCAATTGCAACAAACAATCATAATGATGCGCAATCCCAAATGGATAGCATCCTAAATCAACTTACACAGCTTAAAACAACATTCATACAGTCTCAAAACGCCTCTTTAAATCAGTCTAACTTTGCCGCTTTGGCTATTCAAGCTGAACAAATAAGAGATGCTATTCAGAGTCAAATGACGGCAACAGACTCTACTGGCCACGCAATCTTTCCTGATGATACTAATAGTGTTCAAATTGAGCCAGGGGTTACCGTGGCTTCTGGCGTTGCTTTTAATGATGCTTTTGGAGCAAATGGCTCTTTGGCAGGTTCAGAAGATGCTGATATTTATCTAAATATAGACGCTTTTGTAACCTATTTGACACAAAAATCTCAGGGCTTAACAACAACTAAAACTGGTGCACAGGTATCGAGCGGTTTAGACACTTCATATACGCAGTTGATGCAAGCGCAACAGACTAGTGGGGGTATTTCTAAGCAGGTGGATAATGCACAAGCAACGGTAGTTGCTGTCAGAACTGAATTGATTGCTGCATCCTCAGCGCTTTTAGACACTGATATGGCTGAAGCAACAGCAGCTTTTACTAGGTCCCAGACCTTATTAAACGCTGCTCAGGCAATGTTTGCTAGACTACAGCAAAGTAACTTATTTTCAAAACTTTAA
- the motA gene encoding flagellar motor stator protein MotA: MNIPLGWIIAMGCALGGYALHGGHLAVLWQPTEVLTIVGAALGTMIASNTIINLKKTLGALGGAFKGAGDQKKKHLDLLCLMFEILQKVKRDGLMSLEGDIEEPESSPLFEAYPDILKDHHLVDFITDYLRMMLGGSLDLVQIESLMEQELDVHHQESHIPVASVTMVGDGLPAFGIVAAVMGVVHTMGSIGLPPAELGKLIGAALVGTFLGILLAYAFVQPVAKVLEQQAESETRAYMAIKAILLASLNNFPPAAAVEFGRKVLFTYQRPTFTELDEGTKAAKGK; the protein is encoded by the coding sequence ATGAATATTCCATTAGGCTGGATTATTGCGATGGGTTGTGCCCTAGGGGGCTATGCTCTGCATGGTGGTCATTTAGCGGTTTTATGGCAACCTACCGAGGTTTTGACCATTGTTGGGGCTGCACTTGGTACGATGATTGCCTCAAATACCATCATCAATCTGAAGAAAACTTTAGGAGCTCTGGGTGGGGCTTTTAAAGGTGCTGGCGACCAAAAGAAAAAACACTTAGATTTACTCTGCCTCATGTTTGAGATTTTGCAGAAAGTGAAACGTGATGGCTTGATGTCCCTAGAGGGTGATATAGAGGAGCCTGAATCAAGCCCACTTTTTGAGGCTTATCCAGACATCTTAAAAGATCACCATTTGGTAGACTTTATTACCGACTATTTGCGGATGATGCTTGGTGGTTCATTAGATCTAGTTCAAATTGAAAGCTTGATGGAGCAAGAGTTAGATGTTCATCATCAAGAGAGCCATATACCTGTTGCATCGGTCACGATGGTGGGTGATGGTCTACCAGCATTTGGTATTGTGGCGGCGGTGATGGGTGTGGTTCACACCATGGGTTCCATTGGTTTACCTCCAGCAGAGTTAGGAAAACTCATTGGTGCTGCGCTTGTAGGTACCTTCTTGGGTATTTTGTTGGCCTACGCTTTTGTGCAACCAGTCGCCAAAGTTTTAGAGCAGCAAGCCGAATCTGAAACTAGAGCCTATATGGCAATCAAAGCAATATTGCTTGCTAGCTTAAATAATTTCCCCCCTGCAGCAGCTGTAGAATTTGGACGTAAAGTGCTCTTTACTTATCAACGCCCAACATTTACTGAGCTGGATGAAGGTACCAAAGCTGCTAAAGGGAAGTAA
- the motB gene encoding flagellar motor protein MotB: MAKSDAPIIVVKRVKKGGHGHHGGAWKIAYADFVTAMMAFFLLMWVLGSTTAGDLAGISSYFQNPMRVSMSGGQGSGETTRIIKGGGDNISKVAGVEAKADADTEQRRISDSSVTDVENARKDRTKNEAVKSEIEKSVESDAELKNIKGQLFMDITSEGLRIQVVDEKGKPLFNSGGVVPSVAARRLLRVIGKSLNDNPGKIRIEGHTDAAKFSNGEAGYTNWELSSERANVARREMISGGLAPSNVAQVIGFADTIPLNPADLSDPLNRRISITLLNRKPKKEEKPVQRPIERQKEELPKGAQEIPANLRAPAQFLSKDAPIAPAMDTSKVDKPATGKPAR; this comes from the coding sequence ATGGCTAAGTCCGACGCGCCAATAATTGTCGTTAAGCGCGTTAAAAAAGGTGGTCATGGTCACCATGGTGGCGCCTGGAAAATTGCTTACGCCGACTTTGTGACGGCGATGATGGCCTTTTTCTTGTTGATGTGGGTTTTAGGATCCACTACAGCAGGTGACTTAGCTGGTATTTCCTCCTACTTTCAAAATCCGATGCGCGTTTCCATGAGTGGTGGCCAAGGGTCGGGTGAGACCACCCGCATTATCAAGGGTGGTGGTGATAATATTTCGAAGGTGGCTGGAGTAGAAGCCAAGGCTGATGCGGATACTGAGCAGCGCCGTATCAGTGACTCATCGGTAACTGATGTCGAAAATGCCCGTAAAGATAGAACAAAAAATGAAGCAGTTAAATCGGAAATTGAAAAAAGTGTTGAGTCTGATGCTGAGTTAAAGAACATCAAAGGACAACTCTTTATGGACATTACTTCCGAGGGCTTACGGATTCAGGTCGTTGATGAAAAAGGGAAGCCACTATTTAATAGCGGTGGCGTTGTACCTAGTGTGGCAGCACGACGCTTGCTCCGTGTGATCGGAAAGTCCTTGAATGATAATCCAGGCAAGATTCGTATTGAGGGCCATACAGACGCTGCAAAATTCTCTAATGGTGAGGCAGGTTACACCAACTGGGAGCTTTCTAGTGAGCGCGCTAACGTGGCACGCCGGGAAATGATTTCCGGGGGCTTAGCGCCTTCAAATGTTGCCCAAGTAATTGGTTTTGCCGATACGATTCCTTTGAATCCTGCTGATTTAAGTGATCCCTTAAATCGACGTATTTCGATTACGCTCTTAAATAGAAAGCCTAAGAAAGAAGAAAAGCCGGTGCAAAGACCGATTGAGAGGCAGAAAGAGGAATTGCCAAAAGGGGCACAAGAGATTCCGGCAAATTTAAGAGCGCCCGCCCAATTTTTATCTAAGGATGCTCCTATAGCGCCAGCAATGGATACCTCTAAAGTAGATAAACCGGCTACAGGCAAGCCTGCGAGGTAA
- a CDS encoding tetratricopeptide repeat protein, with amino-acid sequence MPHQNWYTGLSISLLMAFCGLLLACSDYQQARSAYAAGDYTKAYQLFQGLAESGDTKAQYDLSLMYIQGIGTKQNIEQGLVWLNRAAEKGNIEAMLELGVLYQKIVNLEDSSQLALFWFEKAAMAGSAVGQYNLAHMYMDGGQIPVDLPKAYLWMSLSDATGNPIASSQLAKLKTSLTPQELLTAEAKIATLKKTLP; translated from the coding sequence ATGCCCCATCAGAATTGGTACACAGGCTTAAGCATTTCATTGTTGATGGCTTTTTGTGGCCTATTATTGGCCTGTTCAGATTACCAGCAGGCAAGGTCTGCTTATGCTGCTGGTGATTACACGAAGGCCTACCAGTTGTTTCAAGGACTCGCAGAATCTGGGGATACCAAGGCTCAGTATGATTTGTCTTTGATGTATATCCAAGGTATTGGCACCAAACAAAATATTGAGCAGGGCTTAGTTTGGTTAAACCGTGCGGCCGAGAAGGGCAATATTGAGGCCATGCTCGAATTGGGAGTTTTGTACCAAAAGATCGTCAATTTAGAGGACAGCTCACAATTGGCCCTCTTTTGGTTTGAAAAAGCGGCGATGGCTGGTAGCGCAGTGGGGCAATATAACTTAGCTCACATGTACATGGATGGTGGGCAAATTCCGGTAGATTTACCAAAAGCTTATCTCTGGATGTCATTGTCTGATGCCACTGGAAATCCAATAGCCTCCTCACAGTTGGCAAAGCTCAAGACATCTTTAACCCCCCAGGAATTACTGACAGCTGAAGCAAAAATTGCTACCCTCAAAAAGACCCTGCCATAG
- a CDS encoding EscU/YscU/HrcU family type III secretion system export apparatus switch protein, whose amino-acid sequence MADGGDDSQEKELEPTERRIARAREQGQLPQSRDLTTFVVMIVFTIFLVWIGPLLVKQLVLMTQAIFQFSEPAKLMDHVQEWLGGSLLMVLLLLAVLLIPLWIIGVLGPLSLVNFRAYFAPQFKLEKLDFVAGIGRMFNLKTLGELLKNFIKTTLMLGVGFTYLVGLFTYIRSIINLGFDAALMQTSTFILDGFMLLLLPLLLIAVGDSWLQLFDFRKQNRMSPEEMKQEGKETEGSPEIKQRLRQMQRQISASRMMAAIERADVVLANPEHYSVALRYDMEKMSAPIVVAKGADQMALRIQEVAKDFNVPIAQIPPLARYLYSQLEIGESIPLPLFEAIAQILAWAYDTKESGAPGEIPQVDFVATQLKPGKPLI is encoded by the coding sequence TTGGCTGATGGAGGAGATGACTCCCAAGAAAAGGAACTAGAACCGACTGAGCGGCGCATTGCCCGTGCGCGAGAGCAGGGGCAATTACCCCAATCCCGCGATCTGACCACTTTCGTTGTAATGATTGTTTTCACCATTTTTTTGGTGTGGATAGGCCCTCTCTTGGTCAAGCAGTTGGTATTGATGACCCAAGCAATCTTCCAGTTTTCAGAGCCTGCAAAGTTGATGGATCATGTGCAGGAGTGGTTGGGAGGGTCGCTTCTCATGGTGCTCCTCCTCCTGGCTGTGCTTCTCATACCGTTATGGATTATAGGCGTTTTAGGGCCTCTATCTTTAGTGAACTTTCGCGCTTATTTTGCCCCCCAATTTAAGTTGGAAAAGCTGGATTTCGTTGCAGGTATAGGGCGGATGTTCAACCTGAAAACCTTAGGTGAGCTATTAAAAAACTTCATTAAGACTACCCTCATGCTCGGGGTAGGTTTTACCTATTTAGTGGGTTTATTTACTTACATTCGTTCGATTATCAATTTAGGCTTTGATGCAGCACTAATGCAAACATCTACTTTTATCTTGGATGGTTTTATGCTGCTGCTTTTACCTTTATTATTAATTGCGGTTGGGGACTCTTGGTTGCAACTATTTGACTTTCGCAAGCAAAATCGAATGAGTCCTGAAGAAATGAAGCAGGAGGGTAAGGAGACTGAAGGCTCCCCTGAGATTAAGCAGCGCTTACGTCAAATGCAGCGGCAAATTTCCGCATCGAGGATGATGGCAGCCATAGAGCGGGCAGACGTAGTGTTAGCCAACCCAGAACACTACTCTGTAGCACTGCGCTACGATATGGAAAAGATGTCAGCACCGATCGTAGTTGCTAAAGGGGCCGACCAGATGGCTTTACGCATTCAAGAGGTTGCCAAAGACTTTAATGTCCCTATAGCCCAAATTCCTCCTTTGGCGCGCTACTTGTATAGTCAACTGGAGATTGGAGAGTCTATTCCCTTACCTCTGTTTGAGGCAATTGCCCAAATTTTGGCGTGGGCTTATGACACCAAGGAATCAGGCGCGCCTGGCGAAATTCCTCAGGTGGACTTTGTTGCAACTCAGCTCAAGCCGGGTAAACCCTTAATTTAG